The proteins below are encoded in one region of Pseudomonas putida NBRC 14164:
- a CDS encoding enoyl-CoA hydratase produces the protein MAFETILLDIHGKVGLITLNRPQALNALNAQIVGEINQALDQLERDPSIGCVVLTGSAKAFAAGADIKEMADLQYPQIYVDDLFSDADRIANRRKPIIAAVSGFALGGGCELAMMCDFILAADNAKFGQPEINLGVLPGMGGTQRLTRAVGKAKAMELCLTGRLMGAEEAERAGLVARIVPQAELVEEALKVAATIASKSIPVSMMVKESVNRAFEVTLSEGVRFERRVFHAAFSTEDQKEGMAAFIAKREAQFKNR, from the coding sequence ATGGCATTCGAAACCATCCTGTTGGACATTCACGGCAAGGTCGGGCTGATTACCCTCAACCGCCCGCAGGCACTGAATGCGCTGAACGCGCAGATTGTTGGCGAGATCAACCAGGCCCTGGACCAGCTCGAGCGTGATCCGAGCATCGGTTGTGTGGTGCTCACGGGTTCGGCCAAGGCCTTTGCCGCTGGCGCCGACATCAAGGAAATGGCCGACCTGCAATACCCGCAGATCTACGTCGATGACCTGTTCAGCGACGCTGACCGCATTGCCAACCGGCGCAAGCCGATCATTGCTGCGGTATCCGGCTTCGCCTTGGGCGGTGGCTGCGAGCTGGCGATGATGTGTGACTTTATCCTTGCCGCGGACAACGCCAAGTTTGGTCAGCCGGAAATCAACCTTGGCGTGCTGCCGGGCATGGGCGGCACCCAGCGGCTCACCCGTGCGGTGGGCAAGGCCAAGGCCATGGAACTGTGCCTGACCGGTCGCCTGATGGGGGCCGAAGAGGCCGAGCGTGCTGGCCTGGTGGCGCGCATCGTGCCGCAGGCAGAGTTGGTGGAAGAGGCGCTGAAAGTAGCGGCGACCATTGCCAGCAAGTCGATTCCGGTGAGCATGATGGTCAAGGAGAGCGTCAATCGCGCGTTCGAAGTTACCCTTAGCGAGGGCGTGCGCTTTGAGCGTCGGGTGTTCCATGCGGCGTTCTCTACCGAAGACCAGAAAGAAGGCATGGCCGCCTTCATCGCCAAGCGCGAGGCGCAGTTCAAGAATCGCTGA
- a CDS encoding acyl-CoA dehydrogenase, which yields MLVTDEQQQIADAVRAFAQERLKPFAEQWDKEHRFPKEAIEEMAGLGLFGMLVPEQWGGSDTGYVAYAMALEEIAAGDGACSTIMSVHNSVGCVPILRFGSEQQKAQFLTPLATGAMLGAFALTEPQAGSDASSLKARARLDGDHYVLNGSKQFITSGQNAGVVIVFAVTDPEAGKRGISAFIVPTDSPGYQVARVEDKLGQHASDTCQIVFDNVRVPVANRLGAEGEGYKIALANLEGGRIGIASQAVGMARAAFEVARDYANERQSFGKALIEHQAVAFRLADMATKIAVARQMVLHAAALRDAGRPALVEASMAKLFASEMAEKVCSDALQTLGGYGYLSDFPLERIYRDVRVCQIYEGTSDIQRMVIARNL from the coding sequence CGCTTCCCCAAGGAGGCCATCGAGGAGATGGCGGGGCTGGGCCTGTTCGGCATGCTGGTCCCGGAACAGTGGGGCGGCAGCGACACCGGTTACGTGGCTTACGCCATGGCCCTCGAAGAAATCGCCGCTGGCGATGGTGCCTGCTCGACCATCATGAGCGTGCACAACTCGGTAGGCTGTGTACCCATCCTGCGTTTTGGCAGCGAGCAGCAGAAGGCGCAGTTCCTCACCCCCCTGGCAACTGGCGCGATGCTGGGTGCCTTTGCCCTCACCGAACCGCAGGCTGGCTCCGATGCCAGCAGCCTGAAGGCCCGAGCGCGCCTGGACGGTGACCACTATGTGCTCAATGGTAGCAAGCAGTTCATCACCTCCGGGCAGAACGCCGGGGTAGTGATCGTGTTTGCAGTGACCGATCCAGAGGCCGGCAAGCGCGGGATCAGCGCCTTTATCGTGCCCACTGATTCGCCGGGCTACCAGGTAGCGCGGGTGGAGGACAAGCTCGGCCAGCACGCGTCGGACACCTGCCAGATCGTCTTCGACAATGTGCGTGTGCCGGTGGCCAACCGCCTGGGCGCAGAAGGCGAGGGCTACAAGATTGCCCTGGCCAACCTGGAAGGCGGGCGCATCGGTATCGCCTCGCAGGCTGTGGGCATGGCCCGTGCGGCGTTTGAAGTGGCGCGGGACTATGCCAATGAGCGGCAAAGCTTTGGCAAGGCGCTGATCGAACACCAGGCCGTGGCCTTCCGCCTGGCCGACATGGCGACGAAAATTGCCGTGGCCCGGCAGATGGTGCTGCACGCCGCCGCGCTACGTGACGCCGGGCGCCCGGCGCTGGTGGAAGCGTCCATGGCCAAGCTGTTTGCCTCGGAAATGGCCGAAAAGGTCTGTTCGGATGCCTTGCAGACCCTGGGCGGTTATGGCTATCTGAGTGACTTCCCGCTGGAGCGGATCTACCGCGACGTTCGGGTTTGCCAGATCTACGAAGGCACCAGCGACATTCAGCGCATGGTCATTGCGCGCAATCTTTGA